Proteins encoded within one genomic window of Halodesulfovibrio sp. MK-HDV:
- a CDS encoding IscA/HesB family protein has product MFTLTENAHKELAAYFADKDKSPIRIYLAPGGUSGPKLALALDEPNEEDSVFEEKDFTFCINKDLIEKSGKITIDLSYMGFVVESENPLGGGSSCGSCSSGSCG; this is encoded by the coding sequence ATGTTTACATTGACTGAAAACGCCCATAAAGAACTTGCGGCGTACTTTGCAGATAAGGACAAATCTCCTATCCGCATCTATCTGGCTCCGGGCGGCTGAAGCGGCCCAAAATTGGCATTGGCTCTGGATGAGCCAAACGAAGAAGATTCCGTATTTGAAGAGAAAGATTTCACTTTCTGCATCAATAAAGACCTCATTGAAAAGTCTGGTAAAATTACCATCGACCTTTCTTACATGGGCTTTGTTGTAGAGTCTGAGAACCCTCTTGGCGGCGGCAGCTCTTGCGGCAGTTGCTCCAGTGGTTCTTGTGGCTAG
- the pyrR gene encoding bifunctional pyr operon transcriptional regulator/uracil phosphoribosyltransferase PyrR, with product MGNVKTVMTEDEVRRTIDRLAFQVIENHGECEDLVLVGIQRRGVDIAARLRTVLKEQLGKTVKFGSLDINLYRDDWTTLDVQPMINKTDIPAGVDGKTLLLVDDVLFTGRTIRAALEAVLDYGRPSRIELMVLVDRGHRELPIQANYVGKQIATARAEQVDVLIEEIDGRDEVLLKHAE from the coding sequence ATGGGAAACGTTAAAACTGTTATGACTGAAGACGAAGTGCGGCGCACAATCGATCGCCTTGCGTTTCAGGTAATAGAAAATCACGGCGAGTGCGAAGACCTTGTTCTGGTCGGTATCCAGAGAAGGGGCGTTGATATTGCAGCACGGCTTCGTACTGTTCTAAAAGAGCAGCTGGGTAAAACCGTGAAGTTCGGTTCGCTGGATATTAACTTATATCGTGATGATTGGACGACGTTGGATGTTCAGCCAATGATCAACAAAACTGATATTCCTGCGGGCGTCGATGGTAAGACTCTGCTGTTAGTAGACGATGTGTTGTTTACAGGCCGAACCATTAGAGCAGCGCTGGAAGCAGTACTGGATTACGGTCGTCCAAGCCGTATCGAATTGATGGTACTTGTAGATCGTGGACATCGTGAGTTACCTATTCAAGCTAATTATGTGGGCAAGCAGATTGCAACTGCACGTGCTGAACAGGTCGATGTATTGATTGAAGAGATTGATGGTCGAGATGAAGTTTTGCTTAAGCATGCTGAGTAG
- the glpT gene encoding glycerol-3-phosphate transporter codes for MIGIFKPAPHTERVPEERIDEEYKRNKMKVFLGIFIGYAAYYLVRKNFALAIPDILKEYPQYSKAMLGTAMTGLSIAYGVSKFIMGSISDRSNPKYFLPCGLLLSCAILAFTGLNKWVFESVTLLIVLMTLNGWVQGMGWPPCGKTMVHWYSTKERGMTVAVWNVAHNIGGALVANLAFLGVMMFNDWGAKFYFNAFIAAGLAFVVFLLLRDTPQSCGLPSVEEYRDDYPEGYDAKKHEETFTFKEIFFEHILTNKYLWAIAIANAFCYFVRYGVVDWIPTYLQEVKGYSFKESSIAWSLFEYAAIPGTLVCGWMSDKVFKGKRAPATMLFMSLTLVFVVVYWFNLSGPKWIDYVALVAIGFLVYGPIMIIGLHALDLVPKKAAGTAAGFTGFFGYVFGSAIAGSGVGWIADNFEWRGVFITMVACCVLTIIFSAFTLGHKAESNGAEK; via the coding sequence ATGATTGGTATCTTCAAGCCGGCACCGCACACTGAACGAGTGCCTGAAGAGCGAATCGATGAAGAATACAAAAGAAACAAAATGAAAGTTTTTCTTGGTATTTTCATTGGTTACGCTGCGTACTACCTTGTGCGCAAAAACTTTGCCCTTGCAATTCCAGATATTCTTAAGGAATACCCGCAGTATTCTAAAGCGATGCTCGGTACTGCAATGACAGGTCTGTCTATTGCTTACGGTGTATCTAAATTCATCATGGGTTCTATTTCTGACAGAAGTAACCCCAAATACTTCCTCCCATGTGGCCTGCTCCTTTCCTGTGCCATTCTCGCCTTTACCGGCCTGAACAAATGGGTATTTGAAAGTGTAACATTGCTTATAGTACTTATGACTCTGAACGGCTGGGTTCAGGGCATGGGCTGGCCTCCTTGCGGCAAAACAATGGTTCACTGGTACTCCACCAAAGAGCGCGGCATGACCGTTGCTGTTTGGAATGTTGCTCACAACATCGGTGGCGCTCTTGTTGCCAACCTCGCCTTCCTCGGTGTTATGATGTTCAACGACTGGGGCGCAAAATTTTACTTCAACGCATTCATCGCAGCAGGTCTTGCATTCGTTGTATTCCTTCTTCTGCGTGACACTCCACAGTCTTGTGGTCTTCCTAGTGTTGAAGAATACCGTGACGACTACCCTGAAGGTTACGATGCTAAGAAACATGAAGAAACTTTTACTTTTAAAGAAATTTTCTTCGAACATATTCTTACCAACAAATACCTCTGGGCAATCGCTATTGCTAACGCGTTCTGCTACTTCGTGCGTTACGGCGTAGTTGATTGGATTCCTACATACCTTCAAGAAGTTAAAGGGTACTCCTTTAAAGAATCTTCCATTGCATGGTCACTCTTCGAATACGCAGCTATTCCTGGTACCCTCGTGTGTGGTTGGATGTCCGACAAAGTCTTCAAAGGCAAACGTGCTCCTGCAACAATGCTCTTCATGTCACTGACTTTGGTTTTTGTTGTTGTATACTGGTTCAACCTCAGCGGTCCTAAATGGATCGATTATGTTGCACTCGTTGCTATCGGCTTCCTCGTATACGGCCCGATCATGATCATCGGCCTTCACGCTCTCGACCTCGTTCCTAAGAAAGCTGCTGGTACAGCTGCTGGCTTTACCGGCTTCTTCGGCTACGTATTCGGTTCTGCAATCGCAGGCTCCGGTGTAGGTTGGATTGCTGACAACTTCGAATGGCGCGGTGTATTCATCACCATGGTAGCATGTTGTGTGCTTACCATTATCTTCAGCGCATTCACTCTTGGTCACAAAGCTGAGTCTAACGGCGCAGAAAAATAG
- a CDS encoding alpha-keto acid decarboxylase family protein encodes MKITVSDYIFYRLKELHVDTVFGIPGDYVLPFFDRLLDGEHGIKHVGTCNELNAAYCADGYAKLHGLGVAAVTFGPGALNATNAVAGAYADDTPILLIAGAPTVEVMRTPTQRLLHHVIDTNFLANIEIFTPITCAAKQILQIETATSDIDDVIRKIFQTKKPAYLELPYDIQLSLVDAPTQPLDLLLFQSSQQNLAAAVENSLELIQNSSSRSVITGHLLQRENLTNIVKGFIEDIGANVATTFCGKIPDFEGHPNCVGIYMGAMCQKFTRETIEGSDVLINLGRTNNEFDTGIFTAETGSDQNVIHALHDHVIVNNQRFDNVYLREFVPTLANESNKITPVSVVVPDNARTFAFQRSDKFTPTDNNLTIDKLFIQFANFFKQGDIVYGDTGGYINCSQSEFPSGVSLFGCGNWGSLGSGFGMFVGGTQAPQAHTKRCICITGDGAFQMTAQELSTLIKEKVNAIVFILDNAGYGAERAIYPGKYRSYNDIQVWNYERLSEAFGGQVGVTCEHYVVRTEQEMDDVFAQLDSPKGLHLVRIHLEPNDSASFNIEFSKALRH; translated from the coding sequence ATGAAAATTACAGTATCAGACTACATATTCTACAGACTAAAGGAACTCCATGTAGACACCGTATTCGGAATCCCTGGGGACTACGTACTTCCTTTTTTCGACAGACTGCTGGATGGAGAACATGGCATAAAGCATGTTGGAACCTGTAATGAACTAAATGCGGCATACTGCGCAGATGGGTATGCAAAACTTCATGGACTTGGTGTGGCTGCAGTCACATTCGGCCCGGGGGCACTAAATGCCACCAACGCTGTTGCTGGTGCATATGCTGATGACACCCCAATACTCTTAATTGCCGGAGCACCGACCGTAGAAGTCATGCGAACGCCTACCCAAAGGCTTCTTCATCACGTTATCGACACAAATTTTTTAGCCAATATTGAGATCTTTACTCCCATCACATGCGCTGCAAAACAAATACTCCAGATAGAAACAGCCACATCAGACATTGACGATGTTATCCGGAAAATTTTCCAAACAAAAAAACCTGCGTATCTGGAACTCCCATACGACATACAACTCTCGCTCGTTGATGCTCCTACACAGCCGCTCGACCTCTTGTTATTTCAGTCATCACAACAAAACTTAGCAGCAGCTGTAGAAAACTCGCTGGAATTAATCCAAAACTCATCATCCCGATCCGTTATCACCGGACATTTGTTACAACGTGAGAATCTAACCAACATTGTGAAAGGCTTTATTGAAGATATCGGCGCAAACGTGGCTACAACGTTCTGTGGTAAGATTCCCGACTTTGAGGGGCACCCAAATTGCGTTGGCATATACATGGGAGCCATGTGCCAAAAATTCACTCGCGAAACAATTGAAGGCTCAGACGTGCTTATTAATCTGGGACGCACAAACAATGAGTTCGATACTGGAATTTTCACAGCAGAGACAGGCTCAGATCAAAACGTCATTCATGCACTGCATGACCACGTAATTGTAAACAATCAACGATTTGATAATGTCTACCTACGAGAATTTGTACCTACTCTAGCAAACGAAAGTAACAAAATTACTCCTGTATCTGTGGTGGTACCTGATAATGCCAGAACGTTTGCATTTCAACGGAGTGACAAATTTACACCTACGGATAACAACTTAACCATCGATAAACTTTTTATTCAGTTTGCCAATTTCTTTAAGCAAGGAGACATCGTTTACGGTGACACCGGTGGTTACATTAACTGCTCACAAAGCGAATTCCCTTCCGGTGTATCACTCTTTGGTTGTGGAAATTGGGGTTCCCTTGGTTCCGGCTTCGGAATGTTTGTTGGCGGAACTCAAGCACCACAGGCACATACAAAACGCTGCATATGCATAACTGGCGATGGTGCTTTCCAAATGACTGCACAAGAACTCTCCACGCTGATTAAAGAAAAGGTTAATGCCATAGTTTTTATTTTGGACAATGCTGGATACGGTGCAGAACGAGCCATTTACCCCGGAAAATATCGTTCATACAATGACATCCAAGTATGGAACTACGAACGACTTAGTGAGGCTTTTGGCGGGCAGGTTGGTGTAACCTGCGAACACTACGTTGTTCGAACAGAACAAGAAATGGACGATGTATTTGCACAACTTGATAGCCCGAAAGGACTCCACCTTGTCCGCATCCATCTTGAACCAAACGATTCAGCTTCATTTAATATTGAATTCAGCAAGGCTTTAAGACATTAA
- a CDS encoding IscA/HesB family protein — protein MFTVTKDARKSLDAHFEDRELASIRIYLAPGGCSGPNLALAMDEPNDDDTVLPADPYTFCINKELLDKTGALTVDIRYEGFVIESANPLGGGGGCSGCGGGCSS, from the coding sequence ATGTTCACAGTAACTAAAGACGCTCGAAAATCACTTGATGCACATTTTGAAGATAGAGAACTTGCATCCATACGTATATACCTTGCTCCCGGCGGTTGCAGCGGCCCAAACCTTGCGTTAGCAATGGATGAGCCTAACGACGACGACACAGTTCTTCCTGCTGATCCATACACTTTTTGTATCAACAAGGAACTGCTCGACAAAACAGGTGCTCTTACTGTAGACATCCGCTACGAGGGCTTTGTAATTGAGTCCGCAAATCCACTTGGTGGTGGCGGAGGCTGCAGCGGTTGTGGCGGCGGTTGCAGCAGCTAG